A region from the Azospirillum thermophilum genome encodes:
- the tsaE gene encoding tRNA (adenosine(37)-N6)-threonylcarbamoyltransferase complex ATPase subunit type 1 TsaE, translated as MPTEPLSRTLSLPDEAATARLAGRLATVLQPGDLVALRGDLGAGKTALCRALIRSVTGPEAEVPSPTFTLVQMYDTDIGPLWHFDLYRLSGPDEVIELGWDEARAEAASLVEWPDRLGPLLPADRLEIALTHEGPAARRAVLTGHGAWAARLDALDLPAPDRE; from the coding sequence ATGCCGACCGAGCCCCTGTCCCGCACCCTGTCCCTGCCCGACGAGGCCGCCACCGCGCGGCTGGCCGGGCGACTGGCGACCGTCCTGCAGCCCGGCGACCTCGTGGCGCTGCGCGGCGACCTGGGCGCCGGTAAGACGGCGCTGTGCCGCGCCCTGATCCGCTCGGTCACCGGGCCGGAGGCCGAGGTGCCCTCCCCGACCTTCACGCTGGTGCAGATGTACGACACCGACATCGGCCCGCTCTGGCACTTCGACCTCTACCGCCTGTCCGGCCCGGACGAGGTGATCGAGCTGGGCTGGGACGAGGCGCGGGCTGAGGCCGCCAGCCTCGTCGAGTGGCCGGACCGGCTGGGGCCGCTGCTGCCCGCCGACCGGCTGGAGATCGCCCTGACCCACGAGGGGCCGGCCGCACGGCGCGCCGTCCTGACCGGCCATGGCGCCTGGGCCGCCCGGCTGGACGCGCTGGACCTGCCGGCACCGGATCGCGAATGA
- a CDS encoding nucleotidyltransferase family protein: MDTAAIPSVAMVLAAGLGKRMRPLTNGRPKPLIPVRGRAMLDHALDRLAEAGVPTAVVNSHYLGGMIERHLADRLRERPAPAILHSPEAEPLETGGGVKHALPLLGTAPVYTINADIFWLDGPVPALKRLAGHWDAERMDALLLLMATTRAVGYDGPGDFHMDPLGGLSRRRQGEVAPFVFAGLQIVKPELFAADTPDGAFSTNLIWDRAAAAGRLHGLAHDGDWFHIGTPDGLAEAEALLARDGFQPEDR, from the coding sequence ATGGACACCGCCGCCATTCCCTCCGTCGCGATGGTGCTGGCCGCCGGGCTCGGCAAGCGCATGCGCCCGCTGACCAACGGCCGGCCGAAGCCGCTGATCCCCGTGCGCGGCCGCGCCATGCTCGACCATGCGCTCGACCGGCTGGCGGAGGCCGGAGTGCCGACCGCCGTGGTGAACAGCCATTACCTTGGCGGAATGATCGAGCGACATCTGGCGGACCGTCTGAGGGAGCGCCCGGCCCCGGCGATCCTCCATTCGCCCGAGGCGGAGCCGCTGGAGACCGGCGGCGGGGTGAAGCACGCCCTGCCCCTGCTGGGTACCGCGCCGGTCTACACCATCAACGCCGACATCTTCTGGCTGGACGGTCCCGTTCCGGCCCTGAAACGGCTTGCCGGGCATTGGGATGCCGAGCGGATGGACGCGCTGCTGCTGCTGATGGCGACGACTCGGGCGGTCGGCTATGACGGGCCGGGCGATTTCCACATGGACCCGCTCGGCGGGCTGAGCCGGCGCCGGCAGGGGGAGGTGGCGCCCTTCGTCTTCGCCGGCCTGCAGATCGTGAAGCCGGAGCTGTTCGCCGCCGATACGCCGGACGGCGCCTTCTCCACCAACCTGATCTGGGACCGCGCCGCGGCGGCCGGGCGGCTGCACGGCCTCGCCCATGACGGGGACTGGTTCCACATCGGTACGCCCGACGGGCTGGCGGAGGCCGAGGCGCTGCTGGCCCGCGACGGGTTCCAACCGGAAGATCGCTGA
- a CDS encoding aminoglycoside phosphotransferase family protein has product MTPKETAIQSFLDRNGLGFAKRVPLAGDASARRYERIVRPDGSTVILVDTPNPAEDLLPFVAIGAVLDRIGLSVPAILAANPESGLALQEDFGTETFSRLLAEGADPQPLYALATDAVIELHRRWPAGEAERLGLPVYDAALFIEQVMLFADVYLPVATGQPLSDRDRSDFETAWRAVVPGACAGPQSLLLRDYHVDNLMRLPRDGVRAAGLIDFQSAGRGPVAYDLISLLEDARRDVPAALAEAMVARYLAAFPDLDAAAFRRSCAVLGAVRHTRILGIFVRLALSGRRGYLSHLPRVWRLLEGQLAKPALGPVADWFARHLPPHARADLIVPEPV; this is encoded by the coding sequence ATGACCCCGAAAGAGACCGCCATCCAATCGTTCCTGGACCGTAATGGTCTTGGATTTGCAAAGCGCGTTCCGCTGGCCGGCGATGCCTCGGCCCGGCGGTACGAGCGGATCGTCCGGCCGGACGGCTCGACCGTCATCCTGGTGGACACGCCGAATCCGGCGGAGGATCTGCTGCCCTTCGTCGCGATCGGCGCGGTGCTCGACCGCATCGGCCTGTCGGTCCCCGCCATCCTCGCCGCCAACCCCGAGTCTGGCCTTGCACTGCAAGAGGATTTCGGTACCGAAACCTTCTCCCGCCTGCTTGCCGAGGGGGCCGACCCGCAGCCGCTCTACGCGCTGGCGACCGATGCGGTGATCGAGCTGCACCGGCGCTGGCCGGCCGGCGAGGCGGAGCGGCTGGGGCTGCCGGTCTATGACGCCGCCCTGTTCATTGAGCAGGTCATGCTGTTCGCCGACGTCTATCTGCCGGTCGCGACGGGGCAGCCTTTGTCGGACAGAGATCGTTCCGATTTCGAAACAGCATGGCGGGCGGTGGTGCCGGGCGCCTGCGCCGGACCGCAGTCGCTGCTGCTGCGCGACTACCATGTCGACAATCTGATGCGGCTGCCGCGCGACGGGGTGCGGGCCGCCGGGCTGATCGACTTTCAGAGCGCCGGGCGCGGTCCCGTCGCCTATGACCTGATCTCGCTGCTGGAGGATGCCCGGCGCGACGTGCCGGCCGCGCTGGCGGAGGCGATGGTCGCCCGCTACCTCGCTGCCTTCCCGGACCTCGACGCGGCGGCCTTCCGCCGGTCCTGCGCCGTGCTGGGGGCGGTGCGCCACACGCGCATCCTCGGCATCTTCGTCCGGCTGGCCCTGAGCGGGCGGCGCGGCTACCTCTCCCACCTGCCGCGGGTCTGGCGCCTGCTGGAGGGGCAACTGGCGAAGCCGGCGCTCGGCCCCGTCGCCGATTGGTTCGCCCGTCACCTGCCGCCCCACGCTCGCGCCGACCTCATCGTTCCGGAGCCGGTCTAA